A section of the Pseudomonas prosekii genome encodes:
- a CDS encoding thymidylate synthase yields the protein MKQYLDLVAHVIKNGTKQANRTGVNTISFPGAMLRYDLKEGFPAITTRKMAFKSAIGEMCGFLRGVNNAAEFRALGCKVWDQNANENAQWLANPFRQGADDLGEIYGVQWRKWPAYKQIPVSNKAAIEQTLGQGYRQIAEGEEDGQAYVVLYKAIDQVRQCVDTIIKDPGSRRILFHGWNVAQLDEMALPPCHLLYQFHPNVETKEISLTLYIRSNDLGLGTPFNLTEGAALLSLIGRLTGYTPRWFTYFIGDAHVYENHLDMLNEQLTREPFPMPKLVISDRVPAFAETGVYQPEWLELVEPSDFSLEGYQHHAPMTAPMAV from the coding sequence ATGAAGCAATATCTCGATCTGGTGGCGCACGTCATCAAGAACGGCACCAAACAAGCCAACCGCACCGGCGTCAACACCATCAGCTTCCCCGGCGCGATGCTGCGGTATGACCTGAAAGAAGGTTTCCCGGCGATTACCACGCGCAAAATGGCCTTCAAATCGGCGATTGGCGAGATGTGCGGTTTCCTCCGTGGCGTCAACAACGCCGCTGAATTCCGCGCCTTGGGCTGCAAGGTCTGGGACCAGAACGCCAACGAAAACGCGCAGTGGCTGGCCAACCCGTTCCGTCAGGGCGCAGACGACCTCGGCGAAATCTACGGCGTGCAATGGCGCAAATGGCCGGCGTACAAGCAGATCCCGGTGAGCAATAAAGCCGCGATCGAGCAGACGCTGGGTCAGGGCTATCGGCAGATTGCCGAGGGCGAAGAAGACGGTCAGGCCTACGTCGTGCTGTACAAGGCCATCGACCAGGTCCGCCAGTGCGTCGATACGATCATCAAGGATCCGGGCAGCCGCCGCATTCTGTTCCACGGCTGGAACGTTGCGCAGCTGGATGAAATGGCCTTGCCGCCGTGCCACTTGCTGTACCAGTTCCACCCGAACGTCGAGACCAAAGAGATTTCGCTGACGCTGTACATCCGCTCGAATGATTTGGGCCTGGGCACGCCGTTCAACCTCACCGAAGGCGCGGCGCTGCTGAGCCTGATCGGGCGCCTGACCGGCTACACGCCGCGCTGGTTCACCTATTTCATCGGTGATGCGCACGTCTACGAAAACCATCTGGACATGCTCAATGAACAGCTGACCCGCGAGCCGTTCCCGATGCCGAAACTGGTGATCAGCGACCGCGTGCCGGCGTTTGCCGAAACCGGCGTGTATCAACCGGAATGGCTGGAATTGGTCGAACCGAGCGATTTCTCGCTTGAGGGTTATCAGCACCACGCGCCGATGACCGCGCCAATGGCGGTCTAA
- a CDS encoding DUF2269 domain-containing protein has translation METLTALKMAHTAATAILLGCALGLGIWVWQTRRSGDATAAARTLQRPRVFVWLLMGLALLSMPFTGWWMVHLVGWPLGQTWILASSVLYTVAALAWFWLLVRLNKLRKAPSGVGKFTFALALFSFACLIAIAGLMGAKPV, from the coding sequence ATGGAAACGTTAACCGCCCTGAAAATGGCGCACACCGCGGCCACGGCAATACTGTTGGGCTGTGCGCTGGGCTTGGGGATCTGGGTTTGGCAAACGCGACGTAGTGGTGATGCGACTGCTGCGGCCCGCACCTTGCAACGGCCACGGGTGTTTGTCTGGCTGCTGATGGGCCTGGCATTGCTGAGCATGCCGTTTACCGGTTGGTGGATGGTGCATCTGGTGGGCTGGCCGCTGGGGCAGACGTGGATTCTGGCGTCGAGCGTGCTCTACACCGTTGCGGCGCTGGCGTGGTTCTGGCTGCTGGTGCGGTTGAACAAACTGCGCAAGGCGCCGAGCGGCGTGGGCAAATTCACCTTCGCGTTGGCGTTGTTCAGTTTTGCCTGCCTGATCGCAATCGCCGGATTGATGGGCGCCAAACCGGTTTAA
- a CDS encoding NRDE family protein encodes MCLIVFAWRPDHPQPLIVAANRDEFYARPTQPLAQWPHAPGVHAGRDLEAGGTWLGIGANGRFAALTNIRDPGQPASLKSRGELVAGFLTGEMSIDDYLSDVVGRSLEYAGFNLLVGNANELWHFNAHNSEAVMLKSGVYGLSNAGLDTPWPKVLKAKAALSERLDDPQPEALLAILSDAQTAPFTELPDTGVGLATETLLSSVFIASPTYGTRASTALIVQADGTRLMVERSFGPYGGHLGEVEIRA; translated from the coding sequence ATGTGCCTGATTGTCTTTGCCTGGCGGCCGGATCATCCCCAGCCGCTGATCGTCGCGGCTAACCGCGACGAGTTCTATGCGCGACCCACCCAACCCCTGGCGCAATGGCCGCACGCGCCCGGCGTGCATGCGGGCCGCGACCTCGAGGCCGGCGGCACCTGGCTGGGGATTGGCGCCAACGGGCGCTTTGCGGCGCTGACCAATATCCGTGATCCGGGGCAGCCGGCGTCGTTGAAGTCGCGCGGTGAACTGGTCGCGGGTTTTCTGACTGGCGAGATGTCGATCGATGACTATTTAAGCGATGTGGTCGGGCGTTCGCTGGAATACGCCGGGTTCAACCTGCTGGTCGGCAATGCCAACGAACTGTGGCACTTCAACGCGCACAACAGCGAAGCGGTGATGCTTAAGTCGGGGGTTTATGGGTTATCGAACGCGGGGCTGGATACGCCGTGGCCGAAGGTGTTGAAGGCGAAAGCGGCGCTGAGCGAACGGCTGGACGATCCGCAGCCCGAGGCGTTGCTGGCGATTTTGAGCGATGCGCAAACTGCGCCGTTTACCGAATTGCCGGATACCGGGGTTGGCTTGGCAACGGAGACGTTGTTGTCGAGCGTGTTTATTGCGAGCCCGACGTACGGGACGCGGGCGAGTACTGCATTGATCGTGCAGGCGGATGGCACGCGGTTGATGGTTGAGCGCAGCTTTGGGCCGTATGGCGGGCATCTGGGGGAAGTGGAGATCAGGGCTTAG
- the ilvA gene encoding threonine ammonia-lyase, biosynthetic yields the protein MLEQYVKKILTSRVYDVAVETPLQTARQLSERLGNSIWLKREDLQPVFSFKIRGAYNKLTQLSDEERARGVVTASAGNHAQGLALAAKVLGVKATIVMPKTTPEIKVEGVRSRGGKVVLHGDSFPEALAYSLKLVDEKGYVYIHPYDDPHTIAGQGTVAMEILRQHPAPLDAIFVPVGGGGLIAGIAAYVKYLRPEIKIIGVEPDDSNCLQAAMAAGERVVLPTVGIFADGVAVAQIGHHTFEICKDYVDEVITVSTDEICAAIKDIYDDTRSITEPAGALGVAGIKKYVEQRGVSGQTFVAIDSGANVNFDRLRHVAERAELGEGREAIIAVTIPEKPGSFKAFCEAIGKRQITEFNYRYNTGSEAHIFVGVQTHPDTDPRTALIASLTEQGFPVLDLTDNELAKLHIRHMVGGRAAQVVDEVVLRFEFPERPGALFNFLNKLGGRWNISMFHYRNHGAADGRVVAGLQVPHDERHLVPAALEEIGYPYWDESDNPAYQLFLG from the coding sequence ATGCTCGAACAGTACGTCAAGAAGATCCTCACCTCGCGCGTTTATGACGTTGCCGTAGAAACCCCGTTGCAGACTGCTCGCCAGCTCTCCGAGCGGCTGGGCAACAGCATTTGGCTCAAACGTGAAGACTTGCAGCCGGTGTTCTCGTTCAAGATTCGCGGCGCTTACAACAAGCTGACGCAACTGAGCGACGAAGAACGCGCGCGTGGCGTGGTCACCGCATCGGCGGGCAACCACGCGCAAGGCCTGGCCCTGGCGGCCAAGGTATTGGGCGTGAAAGCGACCATCGTCATGCCCAAGACCACCCCGGAAATCAAAGTCGAAGGCGTGCGTTCGCGTGGCGGCAAAGTGGTGCTGCACGGGGATTCGTTCCCGGAAGCCCTGGCCTACTCGCTGAAACTGGTCGACGAAAAAGGCTACGTCTACATCCACCCTTACGATGATCCGCACACCATTGCCGGGCAGGGCACGGTGGCGATGGAGATTCTGCGCCAGCACCCGGCGCCGCTGGACGCGATTTTCGTCCCGGTCGGCGGCGGCGGGCTGATTGCCGGCATCGCCGCTTACGTGAAATACCTGCGCCCGGAGATCAAGATCATCGGCGTCGAGCCGGACGACTCCAATTGCCTGCAAGCAGCAATGGCCGCCGGCGAGCGCGTGGTGCTGCCGACCGTGGGCATCTTTGCCGACGGCGTGGCGGTGGCGCAGATCGGCCATCACACCTTTGAAATCTGCAAAGACTATGTCGATGAAGTGATCACCGTCAGCACCGATGAAATCTGCGCAGCGATCAAGGACATCTACGACGATACCCGCTCGATCACCGAACCTGCCGGCGCCCTCGGCGTGGCCGGGATCAAAAAGTACGTCGAGCAGCGCGGCGTCAGCGGGCAGACTTTCGTCGCCATCGACTCCGGGGCCAACGTCAACTTCGACCGCTTGCGCCACGTCGCCGAGCGCGCCGAACTGGGCGAGGGCCGCGAAGCCATCATCGCCGTGACCATCCCCGAGAAACCGGGCAGCTTCAAGGCGTTCTGCGAAGCCATTGGCAAGCGCCAGATCACCGAATTCAACTACCGCTACAACACCGGCAGCGAAGCGCACATCTTCGTTGGCGTGCAGACCCACCCGGACACTGATCCGCGCACTGCGCTGATTGCCAGCCTCACCGAGCAGGGTTTCCCGGTGCTCGACCTCACCGACAACGAACTGGCCAAGTTGCACATCCGCCACATGGTCGGTGGCCGCGCGGCACAGGTGGTCGATGAAGTGGTGCTGCGTTTTGAGTTCCCGGAACGTCCGGGTGCGTTGTTCAACTTCCTTAACAAACTCGGCGGGCGCTGGAACATCTCGATGTTCCACTACCGCAACCATGGCGCGGCGGACGGCCGAGTGGTCGCCGGCCTGCAAGTGCCGCACGACGAACGCCATCTGGTGCCCGCGGCGCTGGAAGAAATCGGCTACCCGTATTGGGATGAAAGCGACAACCCGGCCTATCAGTTGTTTCTTGGCTGA
- the ptsP gene encoding phosphoenolpyruvate--protein phosphotransferase has product MLNTLRKIVQEVNSAKDLKAALGIIVLRVKEAMGSQVCSVYLLDPETNRFVLMATEGLNKRSIGKVSMAPNEGLVGLVGTREEPLNLENAADHPRYRYFAETGEERYASFLGAPIIHHRRVVGVLVIQQKERRQFDEGEEAFLVTMSAQLAGVIAHAEATGSIRGLGRQGKGIQEAKFVGVPGSPGAAVGTAVVMLPPADLDVVPDKNITDIDAELALFKTAIEGVRADMRALSAKLATQLRPEERALFDVYLMMLDDAALGSEVTTVIKTGQWAQGALRQVVTDHVNRFELMDDAYLRERASDVKDLGRRLLAYLQEERQQNLVYPEKTILVSEELTPAMLGEVPEGTLVGLVSVLGSGNSHVAILARAMGIPTVMGLVDLPYAKVDGIDLIVDGTKGEVYTNPSEVLRKQFAEVVEEEKQLALGLDTLRDLPCVTLDGHRMPLWVNTGLLADVARAQKRGAEGVGLYRTEVPFMINQRFPSEKEQLAIYREQLSAFHPQPVTMRSLDIGGDKSLSYFPIKEDNPFLGWRGIRVTLDHPEIFLVQTRAMLKASEGLNNLRILLPMISGIHELEEALHLIHRAWGEVRDEGTDVPMPPIGVMIEIPAAVYQTKELARMVDFLSVGSNDLTQYLLAVDRNNPRVADLYDYLHPAVLQALQNVVRDAHAEGKPVSICGEMAGDPAAAVLLMAMGFDSLSMNATNLPKVKWMLRQINLSKAKELLAELMTIDNPQVIHSSLQLALKNLGLARLGNPAPAKTL; this is encoded by the coding sequence ATGCTCAATACGCTGCGCAAGATCGTCCAGGAAGTTAACTCCGCCAAGGATCTCAAGGCGGCGTTGGGGATTATTGTGTTGCGCGTCAAAGAGGCCATGGGCAGCCAGGTCTGCTCGGTCTATCTGCTTGACCCGGAGACCAACCGCTTCGTGCTGATGGCCACCGAGGGCTTGAACAAGCGCTCGATCGGTAAAGTCAGCATGGCGCCCAACGAAGGTCTGGTTGGCCTGGTCGGGACGCGTGAAGAACCCCTGAACCTCGAAAACGCTGCGGATCACCCGCGCTACCGTTACTTCGCCGAAACCGGTGAAGAACGCTACGCCTCATTCCTCGGTGCACCGATCATTCACCACCGCCGCGTCGTCGGCGTGTTGGTCATCCAGCAAAAAGAACGCCGCCAGTTCGACGAAGGTGAAGAAGCCTTCCTCGTGACTATGAGCGCGCAGCTCGCCGGGGTTATCGCCCACGCCGAAGCCACCGGTTCGATCCGCGGCCTCGGGCGTCAGGGCAAAGGCATCCAGGAAGCCAAGTTCGTCGGCGTGCCGGGCTCGCCGGGCGCCGCTGTCGGCACCGCCGTGGTCATGCTGCCGCCGGCCGATCTGGACGTGGTGCCGGACAAGAACATCACTGACATCGACGCCGAACTGGCGTTGTTCAAGACTGCCATCGAAGGCGTGCGCGCCGACATGCGCGCGTTGTCGGCGAAACTCGCCACGCAGCTGCGCCCGGAAGAACGTGCGCTGTTCGACGTCTACCTGATGATGCTCGACGATGCCGCGCTCGGCAGCGAAGTCACCACCGTGATCAAGACAGGCCAGTGGGCCCAGGGCGCGTTGCGTCAGGTGGTCACCGATCACGTCAACCGTTTCGAATTGATGGACGACGCCTACCTGCGTGAGCGCGCCTCGGACGTCAAAGACCTTGGCCGACGCCTGCTGGCCTATCTGCAGGAAGAGCGCCAGCAAAACCTGGTCTACCCGGAAAAAACCATTCTGGTCAGCGAAGAGCTGACGCCGGCCATGCTCGGCGAGGTGCCGGAAGGCACGCTGGTCGGTCTGGTGTCGGTACTCGGTTCGGGCAACTCGCACGTCGCGATTCTTGCCCGCGCCATGGGCATTCCGACGGTCATGGGGCTGGTCGACCTGCCGTACGCCAAGGTCGATGGCATCGACCTGATCGTCGACGGCACCAAAGGTGAGGTCTACACCAACCCCAGCGAAGTGCTGCGCAAGCAGTTCGCCGAGGTGGTCGAAGAAGAGAAACAACTGGCGCTGGGCCTCGATACCCTGCGCGACCTGCCGTGCGTGACCCTCGATGGTCACCGCATGCCGTTGTGGGTCAACACCGGCCTGCTGGCGGACGTGGCGCGTGCGCAGAAGCGTGGCGCCGAAGGTGTCGGTCTGTACCGCACCGAAGTGCCGTTCATGATCAACCAGCGCTTCCCGAGCGAAAAAGAGCAATTGGCGATCTATCGCGAGCAGCTCTCGGCGTTCCACCCGCAACCGGTGACCATGCGCAGCCTGGACATTGGCGGTGACAAGTCGCTGTCGTACTTCCCGATCAAGGAAGACAACCCGTTCCTCGGCTGGCGCGGGATTCGCGTGACCCTCGACCACCCGGAAATCTTCCTGGTGCAGACCCGCGCCATGCTCAAGGCCAGCGAAGGCCTGAACAACCTGCGGATCTTGCTGCCGATGATCTCCGGCATTCATGAATTGGAAGAAGCGCTGCACCTGATCCACCGCGCCTGGGGCGAAGTCCGCGACGAAGGCACCGACGTGCCGATGCCGCCGATTGGCGTGATGATCGAGATTCCGGCGGCGGTGTACCAGACCAAGGAACTGGCGCGGATGGTCGACTTCCTGTCGGTCGGCTCCAATGACTTGACCCAGTATCTGCTGGCCGTGGACCGCAACAACCCACGGGTGGCCGACCTCTACGACTACCTGCACCCGGCAGTGCTGCAAGCCTTGCAGAACGTGGTGCGCGACGCGCATGCCGAGGGCAAACCGGTGAGCATCTGCGGCGAAATGGCCGGTGACCCGGCGGCGGCAGTGTTGTTGATGGCGATGGGTTTCGACAGCTTGTCGATGAACGCCACCAACTTGCCGAAAGTGAAATGGATGCTGCGCCAGATCAACCTGAGCAAAGCCAAGGAGCTGCTGGCGGAGTTGATGACCATCGACAATCCGCAAGTTATCCACAGCTCGCTGCAATTGGCGCTGAAGAATCTCGGGTTGGCGCGGTTGGGCAATCCGGCTCCGGCCAAAACCCTCTAA
- the lgt gene encoding prolipoprotein diacylglyceryl transferase has product MLPYPQIDPVALAIGPLKIHWYGLMYLIGIGGAWLLASRRLNRFDPTWTKEKLSDMVFWMSMGVIVGGRLGYVLFYDLSAYLANPTLIFEVWKGGMSFHGGFIGVMLAALWFGKKNGKSFFQLMDFVAPMVPIGLGAGRIGNFINAELWGKPTDVAWAMVFPTDPAQLARHPSQLYQFALEGVALFAILWIFSRKPRPTMAVSGMFALFYGIFRFIVEFVRVPDAQLGYLAWGWLTMGQVLCVPMVLAGLFLIWLAYHRAPAAPAAAV; this is encoded by the coding sequence ATGCTGCCTTACCCGCAGATCGACCCGGTGGCCCTGGCCATCGGTCCGCTGAAAATCCACTGGTACGGTCTGATGTACCTGATCGGCATCGGCGGCGCCTGGCTGCTGGCGTCGCGCCGGTTGAACCGTTTCGACCCGACCTGGACCAAGGAGAAACTCTCCGACATGGTCTTCTGGATGTCGATGGGCGTAATCGTCGGCGGGCGTCTGGGCTACGTGTTGTTCTACGACCTGAGCGCCTATCTGGCCAACCCGACCCTGATTTTCGAAGTGTGGAAGGGCGGCATGTCGTTCCACGGCGGCTTCATCGGCGTGATGCTGGCGGCATTGTGGTTCGGTAAAAAGAACGGCAAGTCGTTCTTCCAGTTGATGGACTTCGTCGCGCCAATGGTGCCGATCGGCCTCGGTGCCGGGCGCATCGGCAACTTCATCAACGCCGAATTGTGGGGCAAGCCGACCGACGTTGCCTGGGCGATGGTCTTCCCGACCGACCCGGCACAACTGGCGCGTCACCCATCGCAGCTGTACCAATTTGCGCTGGAAGGCGTGGCGTTGTTCGCGATCCTCTGGATCTTCTCGCGCAAGCCACGGCCGACCATGGCGGTGTCCGGGATGTTCGCGCTGTTCTACGGCATCTTCCGCTTCATCGTCGAATTCGTCCGCGTACCGGATGCGCAACTGGGCTACCTGGCGTGGGGCTGGCTGACCATGGGTCAGGTGCTGTGCGTGCCGATGGTGCTCGCCGGTCTGTTCCTGATCTGGCTGGCGTATCATCGCGCCCCGGCGGCACCGGCAGCCGCCGTATAA
- a CDS encoding RNA pyrophosphohydrolase, with product MIDPDGFRPNVGIILTNDAGQVLWARRINQDAWQFPQGGINPQETPEDALYRELNEEVGLEREDVEILACTRGWLRYRLPQRLVRTHSQPLCIGQKQKWFLLRLISNEQRVRMDLTGKPEFDGWRWVSYWYPLGQVVTFKREVYRRALKELAPRLLTRD from the coding sequence GTGATCGACCCCGATGGTTTCCGCCCCAATGTCGGGATTATTCTCACGAATGATGCCGGCCAGGTGCTATGGGCTCGCCGTATCAATCAAGATGCCTGGCAGTTTCCACAGGGTGGTATCAACCCCCAGGAGACGCCGGAAGACGCCTTGTATCGCGAGTTGAACGAAGAAGTGGGCCTGGAGCGCGAAGATGTTGAAATTCTCGCCTGCACCCGGGGCTGGTTGCGCTATCGTTTGCCGCAACGTCTGGTCCGTACCCACAGCCAACCGCTGTGCATCGGCCAGAAACAGAAATGGTTTCTCCTGCGCCTGATCTCCAACGAGCAGCGGGTGCGGATGGATTTGACCGGTAAACCGGAATTCGATGGCTGGCGCTGGGTCAGTTATTGGTATCCGTTGGGTCAGGTGGTGACATTCAAGCGCGAGGTGTATCGACGCGCTCTCAAAGAGCTTGCCCCGCGCCTTTTAACGCGCGACTGA
- a CDS encoding sulfite exporter TauE/SafE family protein, with protein MEFLLYLALGACAGVLAGLFGVGGGIIIVPVLVFSFTLQGFDASILTHLAVGTSLATIIFTSVNAVREHHRRGAVRWPIFAWMTVGILIGAGFGALTAEAISGPHLQKIIGVFALIIAVQLALDFKPKASRTVPGKVGLTIAGSFIGWASAIFGIGGGSLTVPFLTWRSVPMQQAVATSSACGLPIALASALSFMILGWHDPLLPAHSLGFIYLPALLGIALTSMVFARFGARLAHNLSPRLLKRLFAALLFCVGVNFLL; from the coding sequence ATGGAATTTCTGCTCTATCTGGCGCTGGGCGCCTGTGCAGGCGTGTTAGCTGGATTGTTCGGGGTTGGTGGAGGGATCATCATCGTCCCCGTGCTGGTGTTCAGTTTCACGCTACAAGGTTTTGACGCGTCGATCCTGACGCATTTGGCGGTCGGTACGTCGCTGGCGACGATTATTTTTACCTCGGTGAATGCGGTTCGCGAGCATCACCGGCGCGGCGCGGTGCGCTGGCCGATTTTTGCCTGGATGACCGTCGGCATTCTCATCGGCGCCGGATTCGGCGCGTTGACCGCCGAGGCGATTTCCGGCCCGCACTTGCAGAAGATCATCGGCGTTTTTGCGTTGATCATCGCCGTGCAGCTGGCATTGGACTTCAAACCCAAGGCCAGCCGAACCGTGCCGGGCAAAGTCGGTCTGACCATCGCCGGCAGTTTCATTGGCTGGGCCTCGGCGATTTTCGGCATTGGCGGCGGCTCGCTGACCGTGCCGTTCCTGACCTGGCGCAGCGTGCCGATGCAGCAAGCGGTGGCGACTTCATCGGCCTGCGGGCTGCCGATCGCGTTGGCAAGTGCATTAAGTTTCATGATTCTGGGCTGGCACGATCCGTTGCTGCCGGCTCATAGTCTCGGTTTTATCTATCTGCCGGCGCTGTTGGGGATCGCCCTGACCAGCATGGTCTTCGCCCGCTTCGGCGCGCGACTGGCGCACAATTTGTCGCCGCGCCTGCTGAAAAGATTGTTCGCCGCACTGTTGTTCTGCGTGGGCGTGAATTTCCTGCTCTGA
- the cadR gene encoding Cd(II)/Pb(II)-responsive transcriptional regulator, translated as MKIGELAKLTDCAVETIRYYERENLLPEPARSDGNYRVYTQAHAERLTFIRNCRTLDMTLEEIRSLLALRDSPQDQCENVNALIDEHIHHVKARIDGLMALQAQLLDLRQRCGEGPEADQCGILQRLEVSGGVVATEVEHSHVGRSHGH; from the coding sequence ATGAAGATCGGCGAACTGGCAAAACTCACCGACTGCGCGGTGGAAACCATCCGTTATTACGAGCGGGAAAACCTGCTGCCCGAGCCGGCTCGCAGCGACGGCAATTACCGCGTCTACACTCAGGCCCACGCCGAACGCCTGACGTTTATCCGCAATTGCCGCACGCTCGACATGACCCTGGAAGAAATCCGCAGCCTGCTGGCGTTGCGCGACAGCCCGCAGGACCAGTGCGAAAACGTCAACGCGTTGATCGATGAACACATTCATCACGTTAAAGCGCGGATCGACGGGTTGATGGCGTTACAGGCGCAACTGCTCGACCTGCGCCAACGCTGCGGCGAAGGGCCGGAAGCCGATCAATGCGGGATTTTGCAGCGCCTGGAAGTCAGCGGCGGGGTGGTGGCGACGGAGGTTGAGCATTCGCACGTGGGCAGAAGCCACGGGCATTAA
- a CDS encoding histidinol-phosphatase yields the protein MRLALFDLDNTLLGGDSDHAWGDYLCERGFLDAVTYKARNDEFYQDYLAGKLDNAEYLNFCLEILGRTEMATLDQWHLDYMRDCIEPIVLPKAMALLAKHREAGDKLVIITATNRFVTAPIAQRLGVDTLIATECEMIDGRYSGRSTDIPCFREGKVTRLSRWLEETGHSLEDSYFYSDSMNDLPLLEQVTHPVAVDPDPNLRAEAEKRGWPVMSLRD from the coding sequence ATGCGCCTGGCTTTATTCGACTTGGACAACACGCTTTTGGGCGGTGACAGCGATCACGCCTGGGGCGATTACCTGTGCGAACGCGGCTTTCTCGACGCCGTGACCTACAAGGCGCGCAACGACGAGTTCTACCAGGATTACCTGGCGGGCAAGCTGGATAACGCCGAGTACCTGAACTTCTGCCTGGAAATCCTCGGCCGCACCGAGATGGCCACGCTGGATCAATGGCACCTCGACTACATGCGCGATTGCATCGAACCGATCGTCTTGCCCAAAGCCATGGCGCTGCTCGCCAAACACCGCGAGGCCGGCGACAAACTGGTGATCATCACCGCGACCAACCGCTTCGTCACCGCGCCGATTGCCCAGCGCCTGGGTGTCGACACCTTGATCGCCACCGAATGCGAGATGATCGATGGCCGCTACAGCGGGCGCAGCACCGACATCCCGTGCTTTCGCGAAGGCAAGGTCACGCGCTTGAGCCGTTGGCTGGAAGAGACCGGGCACTCGCTGGAAGACAGCTATTTCTACAGCGATTCGATGAATGATCTGCCGTTGCTGGAGCAGGTGACGCATCCGGTGGCCGTAGACCCTGATCCAAACCTGCGCGCCGAAGCCGAGAAGCGCGGTTGGCCTGTCATGTCATTGCGCGACTGA